Proteins encoded by one window of Labrys wisconsinensis:
- a CDS encoding FecCD family ABC transporter permease, with translation MTMGVVIAAVFVIAGGLLVGARPLAPQALVSALLWPDGKIDSILVWTLRLPRSLAAFIGGAGLGVSGYLLQTLTRNPLAGPGLTGVMSGAVAPIVFCFVFLPWLSSVFYPLVGMAGGLGAALATFWIARGARGRPLHLALGGIGVSLFLGAITTYLLILSGQLAPSLLFWLAGGFQGRTWTQLASMAPWVILATAGALASHRALGLLALSEEAAAGMGLQLAVWKPFLLLLAILPVAGIVPVAGPVAFVGLATPHIARLLNPHSPGWTVALTASLGGLMVAAADIVARSIALPRELPVGIITALIGGPVFIYLAQRRSFALGGP, from the coding sequence ATGACGATGGGCGTCGTCATCGCCGCCGTCTTCGTCATCGCCGGCGGCCTGCTCGTCGGGGCAAGGCCTCTTGCGCCGCAAGCGCTCGTGTCAGCCTTGCTGTGGCCCGACGGGAAGATCGACTCGATCCTGGTGTGGACGCTGCGGCTGCCGCGCAGCCTGGCCGCCTTCATCGGCGGCGCCGGCCTCGGCGTCTCCGGATATCTGCTGCAGACCCTGACCCGCAACCCTCTCGCCGGACCGGGGCTGACCGGCGTGATGTCCGGCGCCGTCGCGCCGATCGTCTTCTGCTTCGTGTTCCTGCCCTGGCTCTCCTCGGTCTTCTACCCGCTCGTCGGCATGGCGGGCGGGCTGGGCGCGGCGCTGGCGACCTTCTGGATCGCGCGCGGGGCACGGGGACGCCCGCTGCATCTGGCCCTCGGGGGCATCGGCGTCTCGCTCTTCCTCGGGGCGATCACCACCTACCTCCTCATCCTCAGCGGGCAACTGGCGCCGTCGCTGCTGTTCTGGCTGGCCGGCGGGTTCCAGGGCCGTACATGGACCCAGCTCGCCTCTATGGCTCCCTGGGTCATCCTCGCCACCGCCGGCGCCCTGGCGTCGCATCGCGCCCTCGGCCTGCTCGCGCTCAGCGAGGAGGCGGCGGCCGGCATGGGCTTGCAGCTCGCCGTCTGGAAGCCGTTTCTGCTGCTGCTCGCCATCCTCCCGGTCGCCGGCATCGTGCCCGTCGCAGGGCCCGTGGCCTTCGTCGGCCTGGCAACGCCGCATATCGCGCGGCTTCTCAATCCCCACAGCCCCGGATGGACCGTCGCGCTGACCGCCTCTCTCGGCGGACTGATGGTTGCCGCCGCCGACATCGTGGCGCGGTCGATCGCCCTCCCCAGAGAGCTTCCCGTCGGGATCATCACCGCCCTGATCGGCGGCCCGGTCTTCATATACCTCGCGCAGCGCCGCAGCTTCGCGCTCGGGGGCCCCTGA
- a CDS encoding ABC transporter substrate-binding protein: protein MRRAFRLFSLAGLFATVVGSTALAQDAGRQSVVDDRGIAVEVPAHPQRIAAISYLATDVAFALGIKPVATTYMMAGRDPDFLLGLTKDIKQIGQRAKPNLELLSDAKPDLIVAIRRYTVGNAEQLQKIAPYLAYNMELLSESYEEVAELAKILGKPERGEQLNADFKQHLRDFSAKAPKDVHPRFVIMWGGDTPFAFHTENTAASIVAALGGDNIAGPMPQGGRFGIDLSLETLLEKDPQVIFVMDGGPDRPHENNPIWQQLSAVRDGRVHYVGDQWAETNGPIAREIVLREAAHYLYPDTFPAVDVRAEAARLVPADLRK from the coding sequence ATGAGGCGCGCTTTCAGATTGTTCTCCCTCGCTGGTCTATTCGCCACCGTCGTCGGGAGCACGGCTCTTGCTCAGGATGCCGGCAGGCAATCCGTCGTCGACGACCGCGGCATCGCCGTCGAGGTTCCCGCCCATCCGCAGCGGATCGCCGCGATCTCCTATCTGGCGACCGATGTGGCGTTCGCTCTCGGCATCAAGCCCGTCGCGACGACCTACATGATGGCCGGGCGCGATCCGGACTTTCTGCTCGGGCTGACCAAGGACATCAAGCAGATCGGACAGCGCGCCAAACCCAATCTCGAGCTCCTGTCGGACGCCAAGCCCGACCTCATCGTCGCGATCCGGCGCTATACCGTCGGCAATGCCGAGCAGCTCCAGAAAATCGCGCCCTATCTCGCCTACAACATGGAGCTCCTGAGCGAGAGCTACGAGGAAGTGGCGGAGCTTGCGAAGATCCTCGGCAAGCCGGAGCGCGGCGAGCAGCTCAACGCGGACTTCAAGCAGCATCTGAGGGACTTCAGCGCCAAAGCGCCGAAGGACGTGCATCCGCGCTTCGTCATCATGTGGGGCGGCGACACGCCGTTCGCCTTCCACACCGAGAACACCGCGGCATCGATCGTCGCGGCCCTCGGCGGCGACAACATCGCCGGCCCCATGCCGCAGGGCGGTCGGTTCGGCATCGATCTCAGCCTTGAGACCCTGCTGGAGAAGGACCCGCAGGTCATCTTCGTGATGGACGGCGGCCCGGACCGCCCGCACGAGAACAACCCGATCTGGCAGCAGCTCTCCGCGGTGAGGGACGGCCGCGTGCACTATGTCGGCGACCAATGGGCGGAGACCAACGGCCCGATCGCGCGCGAGATCGTGCTGCGCGAGGCGGCCCATTATCTCTATCCCGACACCTTCCCGGCCGTCGACGTCCGGGCCGAGGCGGCCAGGCTCGTTCCGGCAGACCTGCGGAAGTGA
- the metE gene encoding 5-methyltetrahydropteroyltriglutamate--homocysteine S-methyltransferase — protein MATLGVSRIGRRRELKFALESYWSGKSPAAELLDTARALRAANWIEQRDRGITAIPSNDFSFYDQVLDTAVMVGAIPPRYGWSGGAVPLDIYFAMARGSQGDVAADCGHTHHGHEHHGVTALEMTKWFDTNYHYMVPELSAGQAFSLTSTKPVEEFLEAKALGVHTRPVLVGPLTFLKLGKSSEPGFDPVTLLAKLLPVYEDILGRLAAAGADWVQIDEPVLALDLAPEEREAFRVAYGRLAAAAPGLNILLNAYFDGLGANLGTALALPVQGLHVDLVRAPGELAAILDGARPDLVLSLGVVDGRNIWRSNLDAILDRVEPVMARRGAAGIEIAASCSLLHVPIDVELETALEPDLRSWLAFSVQKMDELTTIAAALAGGRQAARAKLDASAKALASRAASLRVHDPLVQGRMAGIDAGMKTRQSPFAGRRKLQAAKLRLPAFPTTTIGSFPQTAEVRKARSRHARGELSYADYDAFLKQETAATIRWQEEIGLDVLVHGEFERNDMVQYFGEQLAGFAFTQHAWVQSYGSRYVRPPIIFGDVSRPNPMTVAWWHYAQSVTTRPVKGMLTGPVTILNWSFVRDDLPRGEVCRQIALAIRDEVTDLEKAGAGMIQIDEAALREGLPLRRADWKTYLDWAVECFRICSSGVADETQIHTHMCYSEFNQIIDAIAAMDADVISIETSRSRMELLDAFRSFKYPNEIGPGVYDIHSPRVPEVGEMAELLLLASERIGGDQLWVNPDCGLKTRKWEEVRPALVNMVAAARELRLRARAA, from the coding sequence ATCGCCACGCTCGGCGTGTCGAGGATCGGCCGCCGTCGCGAGCTGAAATTCGCCCTCGAATCCTATTGGTCGGGAAAGAGCCCGGCCGCGGAGCTGCTCGACACGGCCAGGGCGCTGCGGGCGGCCAACTGGATCGAGCAGCGCGATCGCGGCATCACGGCGATCCCGTCCAACGACTTCTCGTTCTACGACCAGGTGCTCGACACCGCGGTCATGGTCGGCGCCATCCCGCCGCGCTATGGCTGGAGCGGCGGCGCCGTGCCGCTCGACATCTATTTCGCCATGGCGCGCGGCAGCCAGGGCGACGTGGCGGCCGATTGCGGCCACACCCATCACGGCCACGAGCATCACGGCGTCACCGCGCTGGAGATGACCAAGTGGTTCGACACCAACTATCACTATATGGTGCCGGAGCTTTCGGCCGGGCAGGCCTTCTCCCTCACCTCCACCAAGCCGGTGGAGGAGTTTCTCGAGGCCAAGGCCCTGGGCGTCCACACACGGCCGGTGCTCGTCGGCCCGCTCACCTTCCTCAAGCTGGGCAAATCATCCGAGCCCGGCTTCGATCCGGTGACGTTGCTGGCAAAGCTGCTGCCGGTCTATGAGGACATCCTGGGCAGGCTGGCGGCTGCCGGCGCCGACTGGGTGCAGATCGACGAGCCGGTGCTGGCGCTCGACCTGGCCCCGGAGGAACGGGAGGCGTTCAGGGTCGCGTATGGCCGCCTCGCTGCGGCCGCCCCCGGCCTGAACATCCTGCTCAATGCCTATTTCGACGGGCTCGGCGCCAATCTCGGCACGGCGCTGGCCCTGCCGGTCCAGGGGCTGCACGTCGATCTGGTGCGCGCGCCCGGAGAGCTTGCGGCGATCCTCGACGGGGCACGGCCGGACCTCGTCCTGTCGCTCGGCGTGGTCGACGGGCGCAACATCTGGCGGTCCAACCTCGACGCCATTCTCGATCGGGTCGAGCCCGTCATGGCCCGGCGCGGCGCGGCCGGGATCGAGATCGCGGCGTCCTGCTCGCTGCTCCACGTGCCGATCGACGTCGAGCTGGAAACCGCGCTGGAGCCCGACCTCAGGTCCTGGCTCGCCTTCTCCGTCCAGAAGATGGACGAGCTCACCACGATCGCCGCGGCGCTGGCCGGCGGCCGGCAAGCCGCGCGGGCGAAGCTCGATGCCTCGGCGAAGGCGCTGGCGTCCCGCGCCGCTTCGCTCCGCGTCCATGACCCGCTCGTCCAGGGGCGGATGGCCGGGATCGACGCCGGCATGAAGACACGGCAGAGCCCGTTCGCCGGAAGGCGCAAGCTCCAGGCCGCGAAGCTGCGCCTGCCCGCCTTCCCGACCACCACCATCGGCTCCTTCCCGCAGACGGCCGAGGTGCGCAAGGCGCGCTCGCGCCATGCCAGGGGCGAGCTCAGCTACGCGGACTACGACGCCTTCCTGAAGCAGGAGACGGCGGCCACGATCCGCTGGCAGGAGGAGATCGGCCTCGACGTGCTGGTCCACGGCGAGTTCGAGCGCAACGACATGGTGCAGTATTTCGGCGAGCAGCTCGCGGGCTTCGCCTTCACGCAGCATGCCTGGGTGCAGAGCTACGGCTCGCGCTATGTGCGCCCGCCGATCATCTTCGGCGACGTCTCGCGCCCCAATCCGATGACCGTCGCCTGGTGGCACTACGCCCAGTCGGTGACGACCAGGCCGGTGAAGGGCATGCTGACGGGCCCCGTCACCATCCTCAACTGGTCCTTCGTGCGCGACGACCTCCCGCGCGGCGAGGTCTGCCGCCAGATCGCCCTCGCCATCCGCGACGAGGTGACCGACCTGGAAAAGGCCGGGGCGGGGATGATCCAGATCGACGAGGCTGCCCTGCGCGAGGGGCTGCCGCTGCGCAGGGCGGACTGGAAGACCTATCTCGACTGGGCGGTGGAGTGCTTCCGCATCTGCTCCAGCGGCGTCGCCGACGAGACGCAGATCCACACGCACATGTGCTACTCGGAGTTCAACCAGATCATCGACGCGATCGCGGCCATGGACGCCGACGTCATCTCGATCGAGACCTCGCGCTCGCGCATGGAGCTGCTCGACGCCTTCAGGAGCTTCAAATATCCCAACGAGATCGGCCCGGGCGTCTACGACATCCACTCGCCGCGGGTGCCGGAGGTCGGCGAGATGGCGGAGCTGCTGCTGCTGGCCAGCGAGCGGATCGGCGGCGACCAGCTCTGGGTCAATCCCGACTGTGGCCTTAAGACCCGGAAGTGGGAGGAAGTCCGTCCCGCGCTGGTGAACATGGTCGCCGCTGCCCGAGAGCTCCGGCTGCGGGCGCGAGCCGCCTGA
- a CDS encoding class I SAM-dependent methyltransferase: MSNDDEIMALLARWDRQQEGYIRQREERFEVMFQVLDSALGDAFTVIDAACGPGSLSRRLLDRFPSARVIAVDADVMLLDMARVALAGDGDRARVVEADLSDASWGERALEAAAALGAARPAALVSTTALHWLSPGALAEFYGVAGELLAPGGIVMNGDHMRFDSRWPTLAKVAKSTRQRIEREAVAKGEDDWDAWWERAERIPRLAGLKARRDAFFAARPPKRRTSGDDCSVDFHVAALRHAGFAETGTVWQQLDNYVVFGRRPE; encoded by the coding sequence ATGTCCAACGACGACGAGATCATGGCCCTGCTGGCGCGCTGGGACCGTCAGCAGGAGGGCTATATCAGGCAGCGCGAGGAGCGCTTCGAGGTCATGTTCCAGGTTCTGGACTCGGCCCTCGGCGATGCGTTCACCGTGATCGACGCCGCCTGCGGGCCGGGATCGCTGAGCCGGCGCCTTCTCGACCGCTTTCCCTCGGCCAGGGTGATCGCCGTCGATGCCGATGTCATGCTGCTGGACATGGCGAGGGTTGCGCTGGCCGGGGACGGCGACAGGGCGCGCGTGGTCGAGGCCGACCTTTCCGACGCCTCGTGGGGCGAACGCGCGCTCGAGGCTGCCGCGGCCCTCGGCGCCGCCCGCCCGGCGGCGCTCGTCTCCACCACCGCGTTGCACTGGCTCTCTCCCGGCGCTCTGGCCGAGTTCTACGGCGTGGCGGGCGAGCTGCTCGCGCCCGGCGGCATCGTCATGAACGGCGACCATATGCGCTTCGACAGCCGCTGGCCCACGCTCGCCAAGGTGGCGAAATCGACCCGGCAGCGGATCGAGCGCGAGGCCGTCGCGAAGGGCGAGGACGACTGGGACGCCTGGTGGGAGCGGGCCGAGAGGATTCCGCGCCTCGCCGGGCTCAAGGCGCGCCGCGATGCATTCTTCGCCGCCCGGCCGCCGAAGCGGCGCACGAGCGGCGACGACTGCTCCGTCGACTTTCACGTCGCCGCGCTGCGTCACGCCGGCTTTGCCGAGACGGGCACCGTCTGGCAGCAGCTCGACAATTACGTGGTGTTCGGGCGGCGGCCGGAATAG
- a CDS encoding ABC transporter ATP-binding protein, producing the protein MALSCSRLSVAYGRRKALSDFDLSLGRGEIRALIGPNGSGKSTALQALAGLIRPSAGHAEIDGRPIGSMPRREIARRLAFLPQQPSAPDEMRVGQLVRQGRFAHVGLFRSYAAHDEDAIRWALDSTGLTDFADRSLRELSGGERQRAWISAALAQEAQILLLDEPTSYLDIGYQIEVLDLIHRLSREKGVTIVLAIHDINQAMSICDRISLLEKGDLIFDGEPKALAESGLIEKVFRVKGRFVQIAPHAPPHFDVELARWTSHPA; encoded by the coding sequence ATGGCGCTCTCCTGCTCCCGATTGTCGGTCGCCTACGGACGCCGCAAGGCCCTGAGCGACTTCGACCTGTCCCTCGGGCGGGGCGAGATCCGCGCGCTGATCGGGCCGAACGGCTCGGGCAAGAGCACCGCCCTGCAGGCGCTGGCGGGGCTGATCAGGCCGAGCGCAGGACATGCGGAGATCGACGGCAGGCCGATCGGGTCGATGCCGCGCCGTGAGATCGCCAGACGTCTGGCGTTTCTCCCCCAGCAACCCTCCGCGCCCGACGAGATGCGCGTCGGGCAACTGGTTCGGCAGGGACGGTTCGCGCATGTCGGACTGTTCCGCAGCTATGCCGCGCACGACGAGGACGCCATCCGCTGGGCGCTGGACAGCACCGGACTGACCGACTTCGCCGACAGGAGCCTGCGGGAGCTGTCCGGCGGCGAGCGCCAGCGCGCCTGGATCTCGGCCGCCCTTGCCCAGGAGGCGCAGATCCTGCTCCTGGACGAGCCGACCTCCTATCTCGATATCGGCTACCAGATCGAAGTCCTCGACCTGATCCATCGTCTCAGCCGGGAGAAGGGCGTCACGATCGTGCTGGCGATCCACGACATCAACCAGGCGATGTCGATCTGCGACCGCATCTCCCTCCTCGAGAAGGGCGACCTCATCTTCGACGGCGAGCCGAAGGCCCTGGCCGAAAGCGGCCTGATCGAGAAGGTGTTCCGCGTGAAGGGGCGGTTCGTGCAGATCGCACCCCATGCGCCGCCGCATTTCGACGTCGAGCTGGCGCGATGGACGTCGCATCCGGCTTGA
- a CDS encoding FecCD family ABC transporter permease → MDALVNRGKSTPAWLVPASAALALLSIVLAVFIGVVDIAPADVVAALEGHGSGEARSIIMDIRLPRIVTGMLAGIHFAVAGLMLRTITRNPLADPSIMGVSQGATLAVAVFLLFSVYIHDPGSNTLAELPLAWMPAVGTLGGLIAGGIIYALAFRRDLGPLRITICGIAVGAVLHAVAIGLIAGWGSARIEILLEWLSGSLYARSWKHVLFLLPFTVAGLALLRRPLDLLRFEAPVARSFGLAYRRQFSLALALSCCLAASAVGVAGPIVFVGLIVPHLARFLAGRRFAMVLPLTIALGVVVVTLGDLVGRLVGRAEEIPIGVVTAVCGVPVLVALLRRTP, encoded by the coding sequence ATGGACGCCCTGGTGAACAGGGGGAAATCCACCCCCGCCTGGCTCGTGCCGGCCTCGGCCGCCCTGGCGTTGCTGTCGATCGTCCTGGCCGTCTTCATCGGCGTCGTCGACATCGCGCCCGCCGACGTCGTTGCCGCCCTCGAAGGCCACGGCTCCGGCGAGGCCCGGTCGATCATCATGGATATCCGGCTGCCCCGCATCGTGACGGGCATGCTGGCCGGCATCCACTTTGCCGTGGCCGGCCTCATGCTGCGGACGATCACCCGCAATCCGCTGGCGGACCCGTCGATCATGGGCGTCTCCCAGGGCGCCACGCTCGCGGTGGCGGTCTTCCTGCTGTTCTCGGTCTACATCCACGATCCCGGCTCGAACACGCTGGCCGAGCTGCCGCTCGCATGGATGCCGGCCGTCGGCACGCTGGGCGGCCTGATCGCCGGCGGCATCATCTATGCGCTGGCGTTCCGCCGGGATCTCGGACCGCTTCGCATCACCATCTGCGGCATCGCGGTCGGCGCGGTGCTGCATGCGGTGGCGATCGGACTGATCGCCGGATGGGGATCGGCCCGGATCGAAATCCTGCTCGAATGGCTGTCGGGCTCGCTCTATGCCCGCAGCTGGAAGCACGTGCTCTTCCTCTTGCCGTTCACCGTCGCCGGCCTGGCACTGCTGCGCCGGCCCCTCGACCTCCTGCGCTTCGAGGCGCCGGTCGCGCGCTCGTTCGGGCTTGCCTACCGGCGCCAGTTCTCGCTCGCGCTGGCCCTGTCCTGCTGCCTGGCGGCGAGCGCCGTCGGCGTGGCCGGGCCGATCGTCTTCGTCGGGCTGATCGTGCCCCATCTCGCCCGCTTCCTGGCGGGACGGCGCTTCGCGATGGTGCTGCCTCTCACGATCGCCCTCGGTGTCGTCGTCGTCACCCTCGGCGATCTCGTCGGCCGGCTGGTCGGACGGGCCGAAGAGATCCCGATCGGCGTCGTCACCGCGGTCTGCGGCGTCCCCGTGCTCGTCGCCCTTCTCCGCCGGACCCCGTGA